A window of Castanea sativa cultivar Marrone di Chiusa Pesio chromosome 1, ASM4071231v1 contains these coding sequences:
- the LOC142622205 gene encoding putative alkaline/neutral invertase B, whose product MAMNFTDNMSQNGSKKSVEYSGSIFEIEDILKPLDRPRTINIERNRSFDERSMSELSNCISPRQFFKDPEYLVHVEHLESIYSPSRRSVFNSPRANGYFESHAMVADAWEALRRSMVHFRGQPVGTIAAVDHSVEKVNYDQVFVRDFVPSALAFLMNGEYEIVKNFLLKTLRLQSGEKKIDKFKLGEGVMPASFKVLHDPVRNNETLVADFGESAIGRVAPVDSGFWWIILLRAYTKHTGDSSLAELPECQKGMRLILSLCISEGFDTFPTLLCADGCSMIDRRMGVYGYPIEIQALFFMALRCALLLLKQDDDGKELVDQIVNRLHALSFHMRSYFWLDSKQLNDIYRYKTEEYSHTAVNKFNVMPDSLPDWVFDFMPTRGGYFIGNVSPARMDFRWFCLGNCVAILSSLATPEQSAAIMDLVEARWDELVGEMPLKICYPAMESHQWRIVTGCDPKNTRWSYHNGGSWPVLLWLLTAACIKTGRPQIARRAIELAESRLAKDHWPEYYDGKLGRYVGKQSRKFQTWSIAGYLVAKMMLEDPSHLGMISLEEDKQKNQVIKRSASWTS is encoded by the exons ATGGCAATGAATTTCACGGATAATATGTCCCAAAATGGAAGTAAGAAAAGTGTTGAGTATTCAGGCTCtatatttgaaattgaagaTATTCTGAAGCCATTGGACAGACCAAGAACGATTAATATAGAAAGGAATAGATCATTTGATGAAAGGTCAATGAGTGAACTATCAAATTGTATATCGCCTCGTCAATTTTTCAAAGATCCCGAGTATTTAGTTCATGTGGAACATCTCGAGTCTATATATTCTCCGTCTAGAAGGTCTGTTTTCAACTCACCGAGAGCAAATGGTTACTTTGAGTCGCATGCCATGGTAGCTGATGCATGGGAAGCTTTGAGGCGTTCTATGGTTCATTTCCGCGGGCAGCCTGTTGGGACTATTGCTGCAGTCGACCATTCTGTCGAAAAAGTTAATTATGATCAG GTCTTTGTTAGAGATTTTGTCCCAAGTGCCCTGGCTTTTTTGATGAATGGGGAATATgaaattgtcaaaaattttcttttgaaaactcTTCGCCTGCAATCAGGGGAGAAGAAAATAGACAAGTTCAAATTAGGAGAAGGAGTTATGCCTGCAAGTTTTAAGGTGCTCCATGACCCTGTAAGAAACAATGAGACTTTGGTTGCAGACTTTGGTGAGAGTGCAATAGGAAGAGTAGCTCCCGTAGATTCTGGATTTTGGTGGATTATACTACTCCGTGCATATACAAAACATACAGGGGACTCTTCCTTGGCAGAATTGCCTGAATGCCAAAAGGGTATGAGACTTATTTTGAGTTTGTGTATCTCAGAAGGCTTTGACACATTCCCAACCCTGCTGTGTGCTGATGGATGCAGTATGATTGACCGCCGAATG GGAGTATACGGGTATCCTATTGAAATTCAAGCACTGTTCTTCATGGCTTTAAGGTGTGCTTTGCTTCTACTTAAGCAAGATGATGATGGAAAGGAACTTGTGGACCAAATAGTTAACCGCCTCCATGCTCTAAGCTTTCACATGCGGAGTTACTTTTGGCTGGACTCAAAGCAGCTCAACGACATATATCGTTATAAAACTGAGGAGTACTCTCACACTGCAGTTAACAAGTTCAATGTTATGCCTGATTCTCTTCCAGATTGGGTGTTCGATTTCATGCCAACTCGTGGGGGTTACTTTATTGGTAATGTGAGTCCTGCAAGAATGGATTTCCGTTGGTTTTGTTTGGGTAACTGTGTGGCAATTTTATCATCTTTGGCGACCCCTGAGCAATCTGCAGCTATAATGGATCTCGTCGAAGCACGTTGGGATGAGTTGGTGGGAGAAATGCCACTGAAAATTTGTTATCCTGCCATGGAAAGCCATCAGTGGCGAATTGTAACTGGCTGTGATCCAAAAAACACTAGGTGGAGTTACCACAATGGGGGCTCTTGGCCAG TACTTTTATGGCTACTCACGGCTGCTTGTATCAAGACTGGACGACCCCAAATTGCAAGACGTGCCATTGAACTAGCTGAAAGCCGATTGGCCAAAGACCACTGGCCGGAATATTATGATGGAAAGCTTGGGAGATATGTCGGAAAGCAGTCTCGAAAGTTCCAAACTTGGTCTATTG